A single window of Dehalococcoidia bacterium DNA harbors:
- a CDS encoding SDR family oxidoreductase, whose translation MSKLICVTGGAGYVGVELVAQLVDRGDRVRVLDRFFWGTCGLDALPNVDLLSRDVREMRDEDLHGVDAVVHLAGLSNDPTADLDPNANWQMNTIATEELANACIRTGVQRLSFGSSGSIYDGLAGDDVLDEDAPVQPIGPYSESKYEAERRLIEAGKRGLEVVLLRQGTVGGYSRRMRYDLVVNTFLKDALLKRQLFLHEGGFMWRPLVDVQDVAAAHIAALDAPAEHVAGRVFNVVQENYQIKELAEVVAEAVEPIVGAIELTPTPATGRIRNYRTSNARLTEATGFTPQRTVKDSVDSILEHLGEIDSQELLHPRYYNLRWMQLLTEVHESLKPYPRVF comes from the coding sequence GTGAGCAAGTTGATCTGCGTGACGGGCGGCGCTGGCTACGTGGGCGTTGAGCTGGTCGCGCAGCTTGTCGACCGCGGCGACCGCGTGCGCGTGCTCGACCGGTTCTTCTGGGGCACCTGCGGGCTCGATGCACTGCCGAACGTCGATCTGCTCTCCCGCGACGTGCGCGAGATGCGCGACGAAGACCTCCACGGCGTGGATGCCGTCGTGCACCTTGCCGGGTTGTCGAACGACCCGACCGCGGACCTCGATCCCAATGCCAACTGGCAGATGAACACGATCGCCACGGAAGAGTTGGCGAACGCCTGCATCCGCACCGGCGTACAGCGCCTGAGCTTCGGCTCCAGCGGCTCGATCTACGACGGTCTCGCCGGCGATGACGTCCTCGATGAGGACGCGCCGGTGCAGCCGATCGGCCCGTACTCGGAGTCGAAGTACGAAGCGGAGCGGCGCCTCATCGAAGCGGGCAAGCGCGGTCTCGAAGTCGTGTTACTCCGGCAGGGCACGGTCGGCGGGTACAGCCGGCGCATGCGCTACGACCTGGTCGTGAACACGTTCTTGAAGGATGCGCTGCTCAAACGCCAGCTTTTCCTGCACGAAGGCGGATTCATGTGGCGGCCGTTGGTCGATGTGCAGGACGTCGCCGCGGCGCACATCGCCGCGCTCGATGCGCCCGCCGAGCACGTCGCGGGGCGCGTGTTCAACGTCGTGCAGGAGAACTATCAGATCAAGGAACTCGCCGAAGTCGTCGCGGAAGCAGTCGAGCCGATCGTCGGCGCGATCGAATTGACGCCGACGCCGGCGACCGGGCGCATCCGCAACTATCGCACGTCGAACGCGCGGCTGACGGAGGCTACGGGCTTCACGCCGCAGCGCACGGTGAAGGATTCGGTGGACAGCATTCTCGAGCATCTGGGTGAGATCGACAGCCAGGAACTTTTGCACCCGCGTTACTACAACCTGCGCTGGATGCAGCTCTTGACGGAAGTACACGAGTCCCTCAAACCATATCCCCGGGTGTTCTGA
- a CDS encoding glycosyltransferase family 4 protein encodes MRVLNVNKFHYRRGGAETVYFAQTELLARHGHDVIPFSMQHPENEATPYARYFVSNIELRDEDAGISANIAAAGRMLYSREAARKLDALIRATRPDVAHLHNIYHQLSPSVLRVLAKHRIPAVLTMHDYKLICPAYTLYANGAPCERCKGGAFFNATLQGCVKDSRAKSVLCTVEAYLHSALGLYRRNVACFIAPSRFLAGKAAEFGMDAAKITYLPNFIEPRDMPDIEPKRRIMYVGRLERVKGIRTLIDAFARSSAAESCELVIAGDGEDRAALERYAQEAGAPNVRFTGHLPQAGLMALLDESLFTVTPSEWYENAPLSVMEAAARGRAVIVSDLGGLPELVKHGETGLVFRAGDTPALAGAIDELAGDPPRARAMGVNARSFIEERFSAQRHYDQLIAIYQRALSREPQLVTSNQGVAT; translated from the coding sequence ATGAGAGTACTGAACGTCAACAAGTTCCACTACCGTCGCGGCGGCGCCGAGACCGTCTACTTCGCACAGACGGAGTTGCTCGCGCGCCACGGCCACGACGTGATCCCGTTCTCGATGCAGCATCCGGAGAACGAGGCGACGCCGTACGCGCGATACTTCGTCTCGAACATCGAGCTGCGCGACGAAGACGCCGGTATCTCTGCCAACATCGCAGCGGCCGGCCGCATGCTGTACTCGCGAGAGGCGGCGCGGAAGCTCGACGCCTTGATCCGCGCCACGAGGCCGGACGTCGCGCATCTGCACAACATCTACCATCAGCTTTCACCTTCGGTCCTGCGGGTGCTCGCGAAGCACCGCATTCCCGCCGTGCTGACGATGCACGACTACAAGTTGATTTGCCCCGCGTACACGCTGTATGCGAACGGCGCTCCCTGCGAGCGATGCAAAGGCGGCGCGTTCTTCAACGCCACGCTGCAAGGATGCGTGAAAGATTCGCGCGCCAAGAGCGTCCTGTGCACCGTGGAGGCATATCTGCACTCGGCGCTCGGGCTGTACCGGCGAAACGTCGCCTGCTTCATCGCGCCGAGCAGGTTTCTGGCGGGCAAGGCGGCGGAGTTCGGGATGGATGCGGCGAAGATCACCTACCTGCCGAACTTCATCGAACCCCGCGACATGCCGGACATCGAGCCGAAACGACGCATCATGTACGTCGGGCGGTTGGAGCGCGTGAAGGGCATCCGCACGCTAATCGACGCGTTTGCCCGAAGCTCGGCGGCCGAGTCATGCGAACTGGTGATCGCGGGCGATGGCGAGGACCGCGCCGCTCTCGAGCGATACGCTCAGGAGGCCGGAGCGCCGAACGTGCGGTTCACAGGACACCTGCCGCAGGCGGGGCTAATGGCGCTTCTTGACGAATCGCTCTTTACGGTCACGCCTTCGGAGTGGTATGAGAACGCACCGCTCAGTGTCATGGAAGCGGCCGCGCGAGGGAGGGCGGTCATCGTCTCGGACCTGGGTGGTCTGCCGGAACTCGTGAAGCACGGCGAGACCGGCCTGGTCTTCCGCGCCGGGGATACCCCCGCACTCGCAGGCGCCATCGACGAATTGGCCGGCGATCCGCCCCGCGCACGTGCAATGGGCGTCAACGCACGTTCGTTCATCGAAGAGAGATTCAGTGCGCAAAGGCACTACGACCAGCTCATTGCCATCTACCAGCGAGCGCTGAGCCGGGAACCGCAGTTGGTGACATCGAACCAGGGGGTCGCGACGTGA
- a CDS encoding O-antigen ligase family protein translates to MAVTATAASPRPRRHSTARWIRRRNDVWLGLVMGGLVALLLLQLPMEAALASSVVCAFIIVALVDTRVALLTLLLIRAVIDVAATVPLLGGERSVDANAAAVMTFLIIGIGVAHIGLRRMNLWRIPLTKPFAIYLLIAAIGLALAPDVGLALEDWLRAFSAFMVYVLVVDLMEEERDWRMMLGVMILAAVIPVTVGLYQFFSGTAPETEGLPRLVGTFTHPAPYAFFLVGLLPLSVVYFMHNKSPLVRVGLFLFIPATVLCIYGSQTRGAWIGLAVLSTIFLATKARWAVLLVPLAAGALFFALPGVQTRIDEATSDTGSVFWRQKTWGDSLEVASPLELVTTGAGLRAVDVQLGALSHNEYIRLLAETGIWGLLAVLMLYKGLLGIALKGHREAESPFRRDLMLAFIMVLAARMVTALADNILIFPVLEWYFWAFAGVIVVMSGAYQRRPALLDAAPSDAEVKTAA, encoded by the coding sequence ATGGCAGTCACCGCAACAGCGGCATCGCCCCGCCCACGACGCCACAGCACGGCCCGCTGGATCCGGCGGCGCAACGACGTGTGGCTCGGGCTCGTCATGGGGGGCCTCGTCGCGTTGCTCCTACTGCAGTTGCCTATGGAGGCAGCGCTTGCGTCATCCGTCGTGTGCGCGTTCATCATCGTCGCGCTCGTGGATACGCGCGTTGCGCTGCTGACGCTGTTGCTGATCCGCGCCGTCATCGACGTCGCCGCGACGGTGCCGCTGCTGGGCGGGGAGCGCTCCGTCGACGCGAACGCCGCCGCGGTGATGACATTCCTCATCATCGGCATCGGTGTCGCGCATATCGGGCTCAGGCGCATGAATCTGTGGCGTATCCCGCTGACGAAGCCCTTCGCGATCTATCTGCTCATTGCCGCTATCGGTCTTGCGCTCGCTCCGGACGTCGGTCTGGCGCTCGAGGACTGGCTGCGCGCCTTCAGCGCGTTCATGGTGTACGTGCTGGTCGTCGACCTGATGGAGGAGGAGCGGGACTGGCGCATGATGTTGGGCGTGATGATCCTTGCGGCGGTGATCCCGGTCACCGTCGGCCTGTATCAGTTCTTCAGCGGTACGGCGCCGGAAACCGAAGGTCTGCCGAGGCTCGTAGGCACGTTCACGCACCCCGCGCCTTACGCGTTTTTCCTGGTCGGGCTGCTGCCGCTCTCCGTCGTGTACTTCATGCACAACAAATCGCCGCTTGTGCGCGTAGGGCTGTTCTTGTTCATTCCTGCGACGGTTTTGTGCATCTACGGGTCGCAGACGCGTGGCGCCTGGATCGGGCTCGCGGTGCTGTCCACGATCTTCCTCGCTACAAAGGCGCGCTGGGCGGTGCTGCTCGTGCCGCTGGCGGCCGGCGCGCTGTTCTTCGCGCTACCCGGTGTACAGACGCGCATCGATGAAGCGACGAGCGACACCGGGTCGGTCTTCTGGCGCCAGAAGACGTGGGGTGATTCGTTGGAGGTGGCGTCGCCGCTTGAACTGGTCACCACGGGCGCCGGGTTGCGCGCCGTCGATGTCCAACTCGGTGCGTTGTCGCACAACGAGTACATCCGCCTGCTCGCCGAGACCGGCATCTGGGGACTGCTCGCCGTCCTGATGCTGTACAAGGGATTGCTGGGTATTGCGCTCAAGGGGCATCGCGAAGCCGAATCGCCGTTCAGACGCGATCTCATGCTCGCGTTCATCATGGTGCTTGCGGCGCGCATGGTGACCGCGCTCGCCGACAACATCCTGATCTTCCCGGTGCTCGAGTGGTACTTCTGGGCCTTCGCCGGCGTCATCGTCGTGATGAGCGGCGCCTACCAGCGGCGACCGGCGTTACTCGACGCGGCGCCGTCCGACGCGGAGGTGAAGACCGCCGCATGA
- a CDS encoding glycosyltransferase, translating into MIKGRDIVCISFVTWDDHWGTPQQFMSRLAEHNRIFFVDQPISPLSLFTGVRRRGAVMEQFRRWRRGYRKVAKNVYAGAPPPILPLRYTKVANAVNAFIMRRWLARQTKRLGFRDPVYWNFQPSFPHLGRATEPSLTVYHCVDDFASVPYWWHPAASVRAREIECCKESDLIVCTGRNLVESRRHLNPNVHFVPEGADTSLFATAASPDTKIPDDIARLPGKVIGYIGVIDFRLDVELLTYLAKARPEWWFALVGPVKKDTDLGSLQALPNVHFFGNRKIEELPAYIKAMDVCLIPYVLNDYVHHVFPLKLYEYMAAGKPIVATDMAEMRPYAGDEMTLARSSEEFLAAVEDAMAHDSPERAMARQHAARNESWDNRVEQLSAILEPLLNEHERVPVRQTIGAEAAGS; encoded by the coding sequence ATGATCAAAGGGCGCGACATCGTTTGCATTTCGTTCGTCACGTGGGACGACCACTGGGGCACGCCGCAGCAGTTCATGAGCAGGCTGGCGGAGCACAATCGCATCTTCTTCGTCGATCAGCCGATCTCGCCGCTGTCGTTGTTTACCGGCGTCCGCCGTCGCGGCGCGGTGATGGAGCAGTTTCGACGATGGCGGCGTGGCTATCGCAAGGTGGCGAAGAACGTCTACGCGGGCGCGCCGCCGCCCATCCTGCCCTTGCGCTACACCAAGGTTGCGAACGCCGTCAACGCATTCATCATGCGGCGATGGCTCGCGCGACAGACGAAGCGACTCGGCTTCAGGGATCCGGTGTACTGGAACTTCCAGCCATCTTTTCCGCACCTCGGGCGAGCGACGGAGCCGTCGCTGACCGTGTACCACTGCGTCGACGATTTCGCATCGGTGCCCTACTGGTGGCATCCGGCGGCTAGCGTGCGCGCGCGCGAGATCGAATGCTGCAAGGAGTCGGACCTCATTGTCTGCACGGGGCGTAACCTGGTGGAGTCGCGCCGGCACCTGAACCCGAATGTGCACTTCGTGCCGGAAGGGGCGGACACCAGTCTGTTCGCGACGGCAGCGTCGCCTGACACGAAGATCCCTGATGACATCGCGAGGCTCCCGGGCAAGGTGATCGGGTACATCGGCGTCATCGACTTCCGGCTCGACGTCGAACTGCTGACGTACCTGGCGAAGGCGCGGCCGGAGTGGTGGTTCGCGCTGGTGGGGCCGGTCAAGAAGGACACGGATCTCGGGAGCCTGCAAGCGCTGCCCAACGTGCATTTCTTCGGCAACCGCAAGATCGAAGAATTGCCTGCGTACATCAAGGCGATGGACGTGTGCCTGATCCCCTACGTCCTGAACGATTACGTGCATCACGTCTTCCCGCTGAAGCTGTACGAGTACATGGCGGCGGGCAAGCCTATCGTCGCGACCGACATGGCGGAGATGCGGCCCTACGCCGGCGACGAGATGACGCTCGCACGCAGTAGCGAAGAGTTCCTGGCCGCGGTCGAAGACGCGATGGCGCATGACTCGCCGGAACGCGCGATGGCGAGGCAGCATGCCGCGCGAAACGAGTCCTGGGACAATCGCGTCGAGCAGCTCTCGGCGATCCTGGAACCATTGCTGAACGAGCACGAGCGTGTTCCCGTACGCCAGACGATAGGTGCGGAGGCGGCAGGAAGCTGA
- a CDS encoding DegT/DnrJ/EryC1/StrS family aminotransferase gives MIPVFKPSLDHEEYEALREPMEKGFLGLGPKTKEFEEKFAEYIGVKHAVGVNSGTSALQLGFAVLDIAAGEVITTSLTYVATNHAILYCGGIPVFADIEPDTGNIRLDEIERCITSRTKAVCVVHYAGHACDMDPILELAARHDLPVLQDSAHACGSKYKGRMVGSFGGINAFSFDPVKNLATGAGGMITFSDDATDRRMRKLRWLGHSRPPGTPAEPGQMDYYHETEELGFRHHMNDLSAAIGIVQLRKLEKHNQRRRDIAAIYDRELAGVDWLRTPVTKEYAFTSQHKYVIQVAAEDRDALILHLRDRGVGSHVHFVPSHLHPVYKDYRTELLPETEQFWRRIVSLPMFPGLTEQEIQQVIDGVRSFPKHARKHLAAEASTVAS, from the coding sequence ATGATTCCGGTATTCAAACCCTCGCTCGACCACGAGGAGTACGAGGCGCTGCGCGAGCCCATGGAGAAGGGTTTCCTGGGCCTGGGACCGAAGACGAAAGAATTCGAAGAGAAATTCGCCGAGTACATCGGGGTGAAGCATGCGGTCGGCGTGAACTCAGGCACCTCAGCCCTGCAGCTGGGCTTCGCGGTGCTCGATATCGCCGCCGGCGAGGTCATCACGACGTCGCTGACCTACGTCGCGACGAACCACGCGATCCTGTACTGCGGCGGCATTCCCGTATTCGCGGACATCGAGCCAGATACTGGCAACATCCGCCTCGACGAGATCGAGCGCTGCATCACGTCTCGGACGAAGGCGGTCTGCGTCGTGCACTATGCCGGGCACGCCTGCGACATGGACCCGATACTCGAACTTGCCGCTCGTCACGATCTGCCAGTGCTGCAGGACAGCGCGCACGCGTGCGGTTCGAAGTACAAGGGCCGCATGGTCGGATCGTTCGGCGGGATCAACGCGTTCAGCTTCGACCCCGTGAAGAACCTCGCCACGGGCGCGGGCGGCATGATCACGTTTAGCGACGACGCGACGGACCGCCGCATGCGCAAGCTGCGCTGGCTCGGGCATTCGCGCCCGCCGGGAACGCCGGCCGAGCCGGGCCAGATGGATTACTACCACGAGACGGAAGAGCTGGGGTTCCGGCACCACATGAACGACCTGTCGGCCGCGATCGGCATTGTCCAGCTTCGCAAGCTGGAGAAGCACAACCAGCGCCGGCGCGACATCGCCGCGATCTACGACCGTGAGTTGGCAGGCGTGGACTGGCTGCGGACACCCGTGACGAAGGAGTACGCCTTCACGTCGCAGCACAAGTACGTCATCCAGGTGGCCGCGGAAGACCGCGACGCGTTGATCCTCCACCTGCGGGATCGCGGCGTCGGCAGTCACGTGCATTTCGTGCCGAGTCACCTGCACCCGGTCTACAAGGATTACCGCACGGAGCTGTTGCCGGAGACGGAGCAATTCTGGCGCCGCATCGTGTCCTTGCCGATGTTCCCCGGCCTGACGGAGCAGGAGATCCAGCAGGTCATCGATGGCGTACGGTCGTTCCCGAAGCACGCTCGCAAACACCTCGCCGCAGAGGCGAGCACCGTCGCGTCGTAG
- a CDS encoding GNAT family N-acetyltransferase, whose amino-acid sequence MAWSDAWSRELDAALGQLPEMETCSHDLYRMLARTASSTQKKFALVRDEGTPIAAIALRRRHHHWQFMCDGVVPFAGAPAAPGRLWDAVSALGVYVRVFEWDGPTPDRRLMRFVERSPHYTVSTRLDFDAYWAMKGNRDWLRKARRRTEALGAIEFEVGGGDAARWTIDQWRRKWTGDPMGETDATPDILAAAAHLAARGRYHAFRLLIDGAPVAGVNMFAQGTTLVMAQSYRDPRYDRAGIGVHLDERIFRWSATSPYEVIDLGCGEGYKSRWGDEVGSRTTFGLAPAHVAAARRAAGMVRRLVAGRRAAVEDDITLGGGRLAPCPKQKLDKAVKD is encoded by the coding sequence GTGGCGTGGTCGGACGCGTGGTCACGAGAGTTGGATGCCGCGCTCGGGCAGCTGCCGGAGATGGAAACGTGCTCGCATGACCTCTACCGCATGCTCGCGAGGACCGCATCGAGTACGCAGAAGAAGTTCGCGCTCGTGCGAGACGAAGGCACGCCTATAGCTGCCATCGCGCTGCGCCGTCGGCACCATCACTGGCAGTTCATGTGCGACGGTGTTGTGCCGTTTGCCGGGGCGCCTGCCGCGCCGGGAAGACTGTGGGATGCCGTGTCCGCGCTGGGCGTGTACGTACGCGTGTTCGAATGGGACGGTCCGACGCCCGACCGACGTCTCATGCGCTTCGTCGAGCGGTCGCCGCACTACACCGTCTCGACGCGCCTTGATTTCGACGCGTACTGGGCCATGAAGGGGAACCGCGACTGGCTGCGGAAAGCGCGGCGCCGTACGGAGGCGCTCGGCGCGATCGAGTTCGAAGTCGGCGGCGGAGACGCAGCGCGCTGGACGATCGACCAGTGGCGGCGCAAATGGACGGGCGACCCTATGGGGGAGACGGACGCGACGCCGGATATCCTCGCGGCCGCGGCGCACCTGGCGGCGCGTGGCAGGTATCACGCGTTCAGACTGCTCATCGATGGGGCGCCGGTGGCAGGCGTGAATATGTTTGCCCAAGGCACGACGCTGGTGATGGCGCAGAGTTACCGCGATCCGCGGTATGACCGGGCGGGCATCGGCGTGCACCTGGATGAGCGGATCTTCCGCTGGTCGGCGACGTCGCCGTATGAGGTCATCGATCTTGGCTGCGGCGAGGGCTACAAGTCGCGGTGGGGGGATGAGGTGGGGAGCCGAACGACGTTTGGGCTGGCGCCGGCGCACGTAGCGGCGGCGCGGCGGGCGGCGGGCATGGTGCGCCGCTTGGTTGCAGGGAGGCGCGCGGCCGTGGAAGATGACATAACGTTAGGGGGCGGGCGGCTCGCTCCGTGCCCGAAACAAAAACTTGACAAGGCCGTTAAGGACTAA